The Altererythrobacter sp. CAU 1644 genome has a window encoding:
- a CDS encoding SPOR domain-containing protein has protein sequence MIGGAPRAEAGKPTTQEAEQVAANGPAADYPVVLGEPYKIDGLEYVPADTWNYDEVGYATADVGEGVTVSHKTLPLPSYVEVTSLESGKTVLMRVERRGPLTNAHVVGLSAQAQSVLGASESTPVRIRRVNPPEAERALLRAGEPASDRLDMPMSLVTVLLRKLPASGTASLAAAKKPAEPSPTESSPATEVPRIAIEDVTEVPAPEAKPAGPSVARIEATPLTERTAPVAGGFVIQAAAFSSKENAEKAAKTLKGFVDSSGKLFRVRTGPYTSRGQADAALAKVKAAGYSDARVIKAG, from the coding sequence ATGATTGGGGGTGCGCCGCGCGCAGAAGCCGGCAAGCCAACCACCCAGGAGGCTGAGCAGGTCGCGGCCAATGGGCCGGCAGCCGATTACCCCGTTGTCCTGGGCGAGCCCTACAAGATTGACGGCCTCGAGTATGTTCCGGCCGACACGTGGAATTATGACGAAGTCGGTTATGCCACGGCTGACGTGGGCGAAGGCGTAACGGTTTCTCACAAGACCTTGCCACTGCCGAGCTACGTCGAGGTCACCTCGCTCGAAAGCGGCAAAACCGTGCTCATGCGTGTCGAGCGGCGCGGCCCCTTGACCAATGCGCATGTCGTTGGGCTCTCCGCCCAAGCGCAATCCGTTCTTGGAGCGTCCGAGTCCACACCTGTCCGCATCCGCCGCGTCAATCCACCCGAGGCCGAACGAGCGCTACTCCGAGCAGGCGAGCCTGCTTCAGATCGGCTCGATATGCCGATGTCCCTGGTCACGGTATTGTTGCGCAAGCTGCCGGCTTCCGGGACTGCTTCGCTGGCGGCCGCCAAGAAGCCTGCGGAACCTTCGCCGACGGAAAGCTCACCGGCAACCGAGGTACCGCGGATCGCGATCGAGGATGTGACCGAAGTACCGGCGCCAGAAGCGAAACCCGCGGGACCTTCCGTCGCCCGTATCGAGGCCACGCCGCTCACTGAGCGCACCGCACCGGTCGCTGGCGGATTCGTCATCCAGGCCGCTGCTTTCTCGAGCAAGGAAAATGCTGAAAAGGCGGCCAAAACCCTCAAAGGCTTCGTCGATTCGAGCGGCAAACTGTTCCGGGTTCGCACCGGCCCTTACACAAGTCGTGGACAGGCCGATGCCGCGCTCGCCAAGGTGAAGGCAGCGGGTTATAGCGACGCGAGAGTTATTAAAGCTGGATAG
- a CDS encoding D-alanyl-D-alanine carboxypeptidase family protein, translating to MHGFIRTSGSFAALALLASAAHGIDQTVVELAPPDSIEVPIVLLVDLRSGQTLLEKEATRRFMPASITKVMSAFVAFEMIEAGELNERQQFVFRPESAEKWRSVGSTMFLDAGESVPVWLLLRGITSVSANDASIVLAEGATGSVEAWTERMNAEARRLGMNDSHFNTPNGWMDEGRTFTSARDLERLARAIITRHPEKYARYFGQIGLEHKGIAQPNHDPITGKVRGADGIKTGFTNEAGFGFLGSAERNGTRLVLVVAGADRARARDKLSRELIEWGFAAFDRQLLYLADQVVAEAKVQDGSRRHVDLVPAAPIHVAVLRGSNPDISMRLKYDGPIRAPFDEGDEIAELELTVAGMPTSRIPLVARQTVDEANAFERIWNGVAGWFS from the coding sequence GTGCACGGTTTCATACGAACTTCAGGTAGCTTTGCGGCGCTGGCCCTGCTTGCCAGCGCGGCACACGGGATCGACCAGACTGTGGTCGAGCTTGCACCACCTGATTCCATTGAGGTTCCCATCGTCCTTCTGGTCGACCTGCGTTCGGGCCAGACGCTACTTGAAAAAGAAGCGACGCGCCGCTTCATGCCGGCATCGATCACCAAGGTAATGAGCGCATTTGTCGCTTTCGAAATGATCGAGGCGGGCGAGCTGAACGAGCGCCAGCAGTTCGTCTTCCGTCCGGAGTCGGCAGAGAAGTGGCGCAGTGTTGGTTCCACCATGTTCCTCGACGCAGGGGAATCCGTTCCCGTCTGGTTGCTCCTGCGCGGGATTACCTCGGTTTCGGCCAATGATGCCAGCATTGTGCTAGCCGAGGGCGCGACAGGCTCGGTCGAAGCCTGGACCGAGCGAATGAATGCCGAGGCGCGAAGGCTTGGCATGAACGACAGCCATTTCAACACACCCAACGGGTGGATGGACGAAGGGCGTACTTTCACCAGCGCCCGCGACCTCGAGCGCCTGGCTCGCGCCATCATCACCCGTCACCCGGAAAAATATGCGCGGTACTTCGGCCAGATCGGGCTCGAGCACAAAGGCATCGCCCAACCAAACCATGACCCGATTACGGGCAAGGTGCGCGGGGCCGACGGGATCAAGACCGGCTTCACCAATGAAGCGGGATTCGGGTTCCTGGGCAGCGCCGAACGCAATGGTACCCGGTTGGTGCTGGTTGTAGCCGGCGCCGATCGTGCTCGCGCCCGTGACAAGCTGTCTCGAGAACTGATTGAATGGGGATTTGCCGCATTCGATCGTCAGTTGCTCTATTTGGCGGATCAGGTCGTTGCCGAAGCGAAGGTGCAGGATGGCTCACGCCGCCATGTCGATCTGGTGCCGGCTGCCCCCATCCACGTGGCCGTGCTGCGTGGGAGCAATCCCGACATCAGCATGAGATTGAAATACGATGGTCCGATCCGTGCCCCGTTCGACGAGGGCGATGAAATCGCCGAGCTCGAGTTGACGGTCGCAGGAATGCCGACATCGCGCATCCCGCTTGTTGCACGCCAGACCGTCGACGAAGCGAATGCCTTCGAACGGATCTGGAATGGTGTGGCGGGGTGGTTCTCGTGA
- the tmk gene encoding dTMP kinase, giving the protein MMRGKFIAFEGGEGAGKSTQARLLVDALRERGLTVDLTREPGGTPGAEAIRSLLLDPPGEGWGAEAEALLFAAARSDHVARRIEPALERGEWVVSDRFVDSSRAYQGGAGELGDETIVTLHRIGSGGLRPDCTVLIEVGEDAVAHRLAARDGDESDAIGGRDIDYHREVAASFRRFFAADPEGFTVVDGNGSAEEVHHRVMRALEPLLADSA; this is encoded by the coding sequence GTGATGAGAGGAAAGTTCATCGCCTTCGAGGGCGGGGAGGGGGCCGGCAAATCCACTCAGGCGCGACTGTTGGTCGACGCACTGCGGGAACGTGGCCTCACGGTAGACCTGACCCGCGAACCAGGCGGAACGCCGGGTGCTGAGGCGATCCGCTCCCTCTTGCTTGACCCGCCCGGCGAAGGATGGGGCGCGGAGGCCGAGGCCCTCTTGTTCGCGGCCGCACGGTCGGACCATGTCGCACGGCGTATCGAGCCAGCTCTGGAGCGAGGCGAATGGGTTGTGAGTGACCGCTTTGTCGATTCAAGCCGCGCCTACCAGGGTGGCGCAGGAGAATTGGGCGACGAAACTATCGTGACGCTCCACCGGATTGGTAGCGGGGGGCTGCGCCCGGATTGCACTGTCCTTATCGAAGTGGGCGAAGACGCGGTCGCTCATCGATTGGCAGCGCGCGATGGAGACGAATCCGATGCTATCGGTGGTCGAGACATCGACTACCATCGCGAAGTCGCCGCGTCCTTCCGACGGTTTTTCGCAGCCGATCCGGAAGGTTTCACGGTCGTCGACGGGAACGGCAGCGCCGAGGAGGTGCATCACCGCGTCATGCGGGCCCTCGAACCGCTCTTGGCAGATTCAGCATGA
- a CDS encoding DNA polymerase III subunit delta': MIDWPNHTEAWREWRDAMQGSRMHHGWILAGKSGLGKHAFAEAAARELVGAAPSVEHHPDILLLTYGPKDEKEERKRADGKEFELARSIRISQIREMQHRLTTRPTLGDRRVVILNPADDMERNASNALLKSLEEPPKGTFFLLVTHRPAQLLPTIRSRCRILRFPLLSDEQIALMIDQEAPLVDPARREAALAAAGGSLGSALTFLEQDLSEAASLMRRLLADGDAGFEKRGQLAKAIGARPDKQRLRAIFELAQSLVAEELPNAHRQRQLALIEAHAALVKLSTQAPTFNFDAGLLAQEIGSLLARAAGASERANV, encoded by the coding sequence ATGATAGATTGGCCGAATCATACCGAGGCATGGCGCGAATGGCGCGATGCCATGCAAGGCAGCCGCATGCACCACGGCTGGATCCTCGCGGGCAAGTCCGGCCTCGGCAAGCACGCTTTCGCCGAGGCGGCGGCGCGCGAGCTGGTCGGTGCAGCACCCTCCGTTGAACATCACCCTGACATCCTGCTGCTGACCTATGGTCCGAAGGACGAGAAAGAAGAACGCAAACGCGCCGACGGCAAGGAGTTCGAACTCGCCCGCAGCATCCGGATTTCGCAAATCCGCGAAATGCAGCACCGGCTCACGACACGTCCGACGCTGGGCGACCGTCGTGTCGTCATCCTCAATCCGGCTGACGATATGGAGCGCAATGCTTCGAACGCGCTTCTCAAGAGCCTGGAGGAACCTCCGAAAGGTACCTTCTTCCTCCTCGTCACTCACCGGCCGGCCCAGCTCCTTCCAACCATACGTTCGCGCTGCCGAATCCTGCGTTTCCCACTCTTGAGCGATGAACAGATCGCCCTGATGATCGATCAGGAGGCTCCGCTGGTCGATCCTGCAAGGCGCGAGGCGGCCTTGGCAGCTGCGGGTGGTTCGCTTGGTTCGGCTTTGACATTCCTCGAGCAGGACCTGTCCGAGGCAGCTTCGTTGATGCGGCGGCTTCTGGCCGATGGCGATGCGGGTTTCGAAAAGCGCGGTCAACTCGCCAAGGCGATTGGCGCGCGGCCCGACAAGCAACGATTGAGGGCAATCTTCGAGCTTGCGCAGTCGCTCGTCGCTGAGGAACTGCCGAATGCGCATCGGCAGCGACAGCTGGCACTCATCGAGGCACATGCGGCGTTGGTGAAGCTTTCGACCCAGGCGCCGACCTTCAATTTCGATGCCGGGCTGCTGGCGCAGGAAATCGGCAGCTTGCTTGCGCGCGCCGCTGGGGCTAGCGAGCGCGCCAATGTCTGA
- the metG gene encoding methionine--tRNA ligase encodes MSEPFYITTAINYPNGRPHIGHAYEGIATDVMARFQRQMGRDVRFVTGTDEHGLKMDQTARKMGRATIDLADEMSGHFRDMADKLNISYDEFVRTTEPRHHAASIELWRRMEQAGDLYLDRYEGWYSVRDEAFYDESELVDGEGGEKLSPQGTPVEWTAEETWFFRLSNYQDKLLAHYRDNPDFIRPESRRNEVMRFVESGLKDLSVSRTSFDWGVPVPNSDGHVMYVWVDALTTYMTGVGFPDAEGEMYQRYWPADIHMIGKDITRFHTVYWPAFLMSAGLPLPKQVFSHGFLLARGGEKMSKSAGNVVDPMELADRFGVDNLRYFFLREIAFGQDGSYSPEAIVNRANAELANSFGNLAQRTLSMINKNMDGKLEIFSPNEQDIALFNLVRDACRTQLPREFEKLNFSIGIEAWIRAVYACNQYVDEQAPWGLKKTDPERMKAVLQTLFIALRDLAIAIRPVVPEKADALLDQLGIAEGARAYADLADDGWFDALVTSGFTVDKPTPIFPRLEMPEEEPA; translated from the coding sequence ATGTCTGAACCCTTCTATATTACCACCGCGATCAACTATCCCAACGGACGACCGCATATCGGGCATGCCTATGAGGGCATTGCGACCGACGTCATGGCCCGATTCCAACGCCAGATGGGGCGCGACGTGCGCTTCGTCACCGGAACTGACGAGCACGGGCTCAAGATGGATCAGACCGCACGGAAAATGGGACGTGCAACGATCGATCTCGCCGATGAGATGTCGGGACACTTCCGCGACATGGCGGACAAGCTGAACATCTCTTACGACGAATTCGTCCGCACCACTGAGCCGCGCCATCACGCTGCCAGCATCGAGCTTTGGCGGCGGATGGAGCAAGCAGGCGATCTCTATCTTGATCGCTATGAAGGCTGGTACTCGGTTCGCGACGAGGCCTTCTACGACGAAAGCGAACTGGTCGACGGGGAGGGGGGCGAGAAGCTTTCTCCGCAAGGCACTCCGGTTGAATGGACAGCCGAAGAGACCTGGTTCTTCCGGCTTTCGAACTACCAGGACAAACTGCTCGCGCATTATCGCGACAATCCCGACTTCATCCGGCCCGAAAGTCGGCGTAACGAGGTGATGCGGTTCGTTGAAAGCGGCCTCAAGGATTTGAGCGTTTCGCGCACCAGTTTCGATTGGGGTGTCCCGGTACCGAACTCAGACGGCCACGTAATGTATGTCTGGGTCGACGCGCTCACCACCTACATGACGGGTGTCGGCTTTCCCGATGCCGAAGGTGAGATGTACCAGCGCTACTGGCCCGCCGACATTCACATGATCGGCAAGGACATTACTCGCTTCCATACAGTCTATTGGCCGGCGTTCCTGATGAGTGCGGGATTGCCCCTGCCGAAGCAGGTGTTCAGCCATGGTTTTCTGCTCGCTCGGGGCGGTGAGAAGATGAGCAAGAGCGCCGGAAATGTGGTCGATCCGATGGAACTGGCCGACCGTTTCGGCGTCGACAATCTGCGATATTTCTTCCTGCGCGAGATCGCTTTCGGGCAAGACGGCAGTTATTCCCCGGAGGCGATCGTCAATCGCGCGAATGCGGAACTCGCCAACAGTTTCGGCAATCTGGCGCAACGTACATTGTCCATGATCAACAAGAACATGGATGGCAAACTGGAGATCTTTTCTCCCAACGAGCAAGACATCGCCTTGTTCAATTTGGTAAGAGACGCCTGCAGGACACAGTTGCCTCGAGAATTTGAAAAGCTGAACTTCTCGATCGGTATCGAAGCTTGGATCCGCGCGGTCTATGCGTGCAACCAGTATGTCGACGAGCAGGCTCCGTGGGGGCTCAAGAAAACCGATCCGGAGCGCATGAAAGCCGTGCTTCAGACGCTTTTCATTGCACTGCGCGACCTGGCGATCGCGATCCGCCCGGTAGTGCCTGAGAAGGCCGATGCATTGCTCGACCAACTCGGCATTGCCGAGGGCGCGCGCGCCTATGCCGATCTTGCCGATGATGGCTGGTTCGATGCCCTTGTTACGAGTGGCTTTACTGTCGACAAGCCGACGCCGATCTTCCCCCGCCTCGAGATGCCGGAGGAAGAGCCAGCCTGA
- a CDS encoding TatD family hydrolase: MLIDSHCHLEYEGLVEDRQGVLERARAAGVGGFLNISTREREWDQVVGTAEREGDIWASVGIHPHEADAHEDLGRDVLLAATEYPRVIAIGETGLDYYYDNSARETQRELFRMHIGVARETGLPLIIHTRDAEEDTLAILEDEKGKGDFPALIHCFTASAEFGRKVLEMGLTISLSGIVTFKNAKELQEVGKSVPAERLLVETDSPFLAPVPHRGRKCEPAFVADTARFLADLRDEEFEQLAENTTQNFFRLFGKAQR; this comes from the coding sequence ATGCTCATCGATAGCCATTGCCATCTCGAATATGAGGGGCTGGTCGAGGATCGGCAGGGCGTGCTCGAGCGGGCGCGTGCAGCAGGGGTAGGGGGCTTCCTCAATATCTCGACCCGCGAGCGCGAGTGGGACCAGGTCGTGGGAACGGCGGAACGCGAAGGCGATATATGGGCCAGCGTCGGCATCCACCCTCATGAAGCCGACGCGCATGAGGATCTTGGGCGCGACGTCCTGCTGGCAGCGACCGAATATCCCCGCGTCATCGCCATCGGCGAGACGGGGCTCGACTATTATTACGACAATTCCGCGCGCGAGACGCAGCGAGAACTGTTCCGCATGCATATCGGTGTCGCGCGGGAAACTGGGTTGCCGCTCATCATCCATACGCGCGATGCAGAAGAGGATACGCTGGCGATCCTCGAGGATGAGAAGGGGAAGGGCGACTTCCCCGCCCTCATCCACTGCTTCACCGCTTCAGCCGAATTCGGCCGCAAAGTGCTGGAAATGGGTCTGACGATCTCGCTTTCCGGGATTGTGACATTCAAGAATGCGAAGGAATTGCAGGAAGTTGGCAAGTCCGTACCCGCGGAACGCCTGCTGGTCGAAACCGACAGCCCGTTCCTGGCCCCGGTGCCGCATCGTGGGCGCAAGTGCGAGCCGGCTTTCGTGGCAGATACGGCGCGCTTCCTGGCTGACCTGCGCGACGAGGAATTTGAACAGCTCGCGGAAAACACCACCCAGAACTTCTTCCGCCTGTTCGGAAAGGCGCAGCGTTGA
- a CDS encoding MBL fold metallo-hydrolase, with protein MKFLMLGSGTSTGVPRIGNDWGDCDPNEPKNRRTRVSVLIESDAGSRLLIDTSTDLRQQLLANEIDRIDGVFWTHDHADHCHGVDDLRVLRYGRGGPLPGFASQETVHSLRRRFSYVFAGQHGYPTIVSLESLDRLRMFSGFGVEWCQMPHGPTETTGYRFDADGKSIAYATDFSEISAEMVDLYSGVDILISDCLRRDPHPTHANLEMAMELAERSGAGKLVLSHLDKSMDYATLEAETPDHVVVGFDGLEMRA; from the coding sequence TTGAAGTTCCTGATGCTCGGTTCGGGCACCTCGACAGGTGTGCCGCGGATCGGCAACGATTGGGGCGATTGCGATCCGAATGAGCCGAAGAACCGCCGAACGCGCGTTTCGGTCTTGATCGAAAGCGATGCCGGAAGTCGGCTGCTCATCGATACATCTACCGATCTGCGGCAACAGCTTCTGGCCAATGAGATCGACCGTATCGACGGCGTGTTCTGGACACACGATCATGCCGATCATTGCCATGGTGTCGATGACCTTCGGGTCCTGCGATATGGTCGAGGCGGTCCTCTTCCTGGATTTGCTTCGCAAGAGACGGTTCACAGCCTTAGGCGCCGCTTCAGCTACGTATTTGCTGGCCAGCACGGCTACCCGACGATTGTGAGCCTGGAATCACTCGATCGGTTACGGATGTTCTCCGGTTTCGGAGTGGAATGGTGTCAAATGCCGCACGGACCCACCGAAACAACTGGATATCGCTTCGATGCAGATGGCAAGAGTATTGCCTATGCTACGGATTTTAGTGAGATTTCTGCCGAGATGGTCGATCTCTACAGCGGCGTGGATATTCTCATAAGTGATTGCCTGCGCCGGGATCCGCATCCGACCCATGCCAATCTCGAGATGGCGATGGAGCTGGCCGAGCGTTCTGGCGCCGGAAAACTGGTATTGAGCCATCTCGACAAGAGCATGGATTATGCCACCTTGGAGGCGGAAACGCCGGATCATGTGGTGGTTGGGTTCGACGGGCTGGAGATGCGCGCATGA
- the mazG gene encoding nucleoside triphosphate pyrophosphohydrolase, which translates to MSEQINRLLTIMKTLRDPEIGCEWDRAQSFETIVPHTIEEAYEVAEAVERGELTDLRDELGDLLFQVVFQSRIAEESGHFDIDDVAKAMSDKLEARHPHIFGEESLPGGMQEERWEALKAAERADKGAKSALEGVALALPALLRAQKLQKRAARTGFDWPDVQGPADKIREELEELAAATSQTDRFEEAGDFLFAAVNLVRAYGINAEEALRAANHKFERRFKSMEALAGDGFPELSLDEQEALWQQVKSAEKL; encoded by the coding sequence ATGTCAGAACAGATCAACCGCCTCCTCACGATCATGAAAACACTCCGCGATCCGGAAATCGGATGCGAATGGGATCGCGCGCAGTCATTCGAGACAATCGTGCCGCATACGATCGAGGAAGCCTATGAGGTCGCAGAGGCTGTCGAACGTGGCGAGTTGACCGATCTTCGCGACGAACTTGGCGATCTGCTTTTCCAAGTCGTGTTCCAAAGCCGCATTGCCGAAGAATCCGGTCATTTTGACATCGACGACGTCGCCAAGGCGATGTCGGACAAACTTGAGGCTCGCCATCCGCACATTTTCGGCGAAGAATCACTCCCAGGCGGAATGCAGGAAGAACGCTGGGAAGCGCTCAAGGCCGCTGAACGCGCCGATAAGGGAGCAAAAAGCGCGCTTGAAGGGGTTGCGCTGGCACTTCCGGCACTCCTTCGAGCACAGAAACTCCAGAAGCGAGCTGCGCGCACCGGCTTCGATTGGCCAGATGTTCAGGGCCCGGCCGACAAGATCCGCGAGGAATTGGAAGAGCTTGCCGCAGCGACTTCGCAAACGGATCGCTTCGAGGAAGCGGGCGATTTCCTGTTCGCCGCGGTCAATCTTGTTCGTGCCTATGGCATCAACGCCGAAGAAGCGCTGCGCGCCGCCAATCACAAATTCGAACGGCGCTTCAAGTCGATGGAGGCGTTGGCGGGAGACGGATTTCCTGAGCTTTCCCTCGATGAGCAGGAAGCGCTCTGGCAGCAGGTCAAGTCAGCCGAAAAATTATAG
- the hflX gene encoding GTPase HflX: MGRRGRLSFDDDLLGEVTRGARALVLCPDIRSIRYDLDAQERLAEACGLALAIGVEIADARVVPVRDVRPNTLFGAGQVETIATDCELHEAELVIVDGALSPIQQRNLEEKLKRKVIDRTGLILEIFGERAATAEGRLQVELAHLDYQQSRLVRSWTHLERQRGGFGFLGGPGETQIEADRRMIRQRMGRLRRELEQVRKTRGLHRERRERAPWPIIALVGYTNAGKSTLFNRITGAEVMAEDLLFATLDPTMRAVALPGVEKAILSDTVGFISDLPTQLVAAFRATLEEVTAADIILHVRDMANPANEAQKKQVMSVLADLGVVDAEDGISRIPILEVWNKIDLVSGEDRDELMTVAQARDDVAPISAATGEGIEALLAQIGTMLTSSARELFVTVPASDGKRIAWLYAHGDVLSDEEAGEGEGGPQRALRVRLNPKELGQYETL; this comes from the coding sequence TTGGGAAGGCGAGGACGACTGAGCTTCGACGACGACCTGCTGGGCGAAGTGACCCGCGGTGCGCGGGCTCTGGTGCTGTGCCCCGATATCCGTTCGATCCGGTACGATCTCGACGCGCAAGAGAGGCTGGCCGAGGCGTGCGGGCTTGCGCTCGCGATCGGAGTGGAGATTGCCGACGCAAGGGTAGTCCCGGTGCGAGACGTCAGGCCCAACACGCTGTTCGGGGCAGGGCAGGTGGAGACCATTGCAACCGATTGCGAGCTGCATGAGGCGGAGCTCGTCATCGTCGACGGCGCGCTCAGCCCAATCCAGCAGCGGAACCTCGAAGAGAAACTCAAGCGCAAGGTCATCGATCGCACCGGCTTGATCCTTGAGATATTTGGCGAGCGGGCGGCAACAGCCGAAGGGCGATTGCAGGTCGAACTGGCCCATCTCGATTACCAGCAGAGCCGGCTCGTGCGCAGCTGGACCCACCTCGAGCGCCAACGCGGCGGTTTCGGCTTCCTCGGTGGTCCCGGCGAAACACAGATCGAGGCCGATAGGCGGATGATCCGGCAGCGGATGGGCCGCCTGCGCCGAGAACTGGAGCAGGTTCGCAAGACCCGTGGCCTTCATCGCGAGCGCCGTGAACGTGCTCCTTGGCCCATTATTGCGCTGGTCGGGTACACCAACGCAGGCAAATCTACCCTGTTCAACCGGATTACCGGCGCCGAGGTGATGGCGGAAGACTTGCTCTTCGCAACGCTCGACCCGACCATGCGGGCTGTAGCGCTTCCGGGAGTGGAGAAGGCCATCTTGTCGGACACGGTGGGATTCATTTCCGACCTGCCGACACAACTGGTCGCCGCATTCCGGGCAACTCTCGAGGAAGTGACGGCCGCAGACATTATCCTCCATGTGCGCGACATGGCCAACCCGGCCAATGAAGCGCAGAAGAAGCAGGTCATGTCAGTGCTCGCCGATCTTGGCGTGGTCGATGCGGAAGACGGCATCAGTCGTATTCCGATCCTCGAAGTCTGGAATAAGATCGACCTTGTCTCGGGCGAGGATCGTGACGAGCTCATGACGGTCGCACAAGCGCGCGACGATGTGGCGCCAATTTCTGCTGCTACGGGCGAAGGGATTGAGGCCTTGCTGGCGCAGATTGGCACCATGCTCACTAGCAGCGCGAGGGAATTATTTGTCACGGTTCCCGCGAGCGATGGGAAACGCATCGCTTGGCTCTATGCCCACGGTGATGTGCTGTCGGACGAGGAGGCGGGCGAGGGCGAGGGCGGCCCGCAACGCGCGCTCAGGGTCCGTCTTAACCCCAAGGAATTGGGTCAGTACGAAACCCTATAA
- the hfq gene encoding RNA chaperone Hfq encodes MSSGRTLTAKPRAEADTPSNKDGRPANLQDAFLNLLRRNKTPVTMFLVKGVKLQGIVTWFDNFSILLRRDGQSQLVYKHAISTIMPGQPIDATQFANQPGNKKQRLLQDVFLSRVSEVGVQVTMFLVNGVMLQGRIAAYDLFCMLLERDGFVQLAYKHAVSTIQPAAPVDLTDDWEGEDD; translated from the coding sequence ATGTCCTCAGGCCGGACCCTTACTGCCAAACCTCGAGCTGAGGCGGATACCCCGTCGAATAAGGATGGCCGCCCGGCCAACCTCCAGGATGCGTTTCTCAACTTGCTGCGGCGAAACAAGACCCCGGTGACGATGTTTCTCGTCAAGGGTGTGAAGCTGCAAGGCATCGTGACCTGGTTTGACAATTTCTCGATCCTGTTGCGCCGCGATGGCCAGTCGCAGCTTGTCTACAAGCATGCGATCTCGACCATCATGCCGGGCCAGCCGATCGACGCGACGCAGTTCGCTAACCAACCCGGAAACAAGAAACAGCGCCTGCTGCAGGACGTATTCCTCTCGCGCGTCAGCGAGGTCGGGGTTCAGGTGACGATGTTCTTGGTCAACGGCGTGATGCTGCAGGGCCGGATTGCGGCCTACGACCTGTTTTGCATGCTGCTCGAACGCGATGGGTTCGTGCAGCTGGCTTACAAGCACGCGGTTTCCACCATCCAACCCGCAGCGCCGGTCGACTTGACCGACGATTGGGAAGGCGAGGACGACTGA